A genome region from Triticum aestivum cultivar Chinese Spring chromosome 2B, IWGSC CS RefSeq v2.1, whole genome shotgun sequence includes the following:
- the LOC123046917 gene encoding uncharacterized protein, whose product MVSLMDDVTAEIFLRLPPYEPEHLFRAALVCKPWLRVLRDPSFRRRYSVFHRAPPLLGLLHRLQVFEGDPAARLAPTTAAPLSPYPDLCRTRPLDCRHGRVLLHVGVGSWHFIVWDPVTGEQHRFPEPGIPKLIYSAAVFCAVPGCDHLDCHGGPFRVVFLVTEDCTDLIKAAVYSSETGAWSTPVTMDAGCDVQHRRDALAAGFYYTPYVQPRRGAVIGDEAYFTLRYGNPVVKYNWSKNHISLIDPPTKCVYNVGVKKKAVDKVALMVMEDSSLGFACVEGSSLHLWSRKVNAEGDAEWVQRRAIQLESVIPVANSDDKPFVVGCAEGVGVIFVSTGVGLFTIKLDSGLVKKVAESGVYFSVLPYMSFYTPDRGTFPSLAEITDA is encoded by the exons ATGGTGTCGCTGATGGACGACGTCACCGCCGAGAtcttcctccgcctcccgccgtaCGAGCCCGAGCACCTCTTCCGCGCCGCCCTCGTCTGCAAGCCCTGGCTCCGCGTCCTCCGCGAcccctccttccgccgccgctACAGCGTCTTCCACCGGGCGCCGCCCCTGCTCGGCCTCCTCCACAGGCTCCAGGTCTTCGAAGGAGaccccgccgcccgcctcgcccccACCACAGCGGCGCCCCTCTCGCCCTACCCCGACCTCTGCCGCACGCGCCCCCTCGACTGCCGCCACGGCCGCGTCCTCCTCCACGTGGGGGTCGGGTCCTGGCATTTCATCGTCTGGGATCCCGTCACGGGCGAGCAGCACCGCTTCCCGGAGCCTGGCATCCCGAAGCTCATCTACTCCGCCGCCGTCTTCTGCGCCGTGCCCGGCTGCGACCACCTTGACTGCCACGGCGGCCCCTTCCGGGTTGTCTTTCTGGTCACCGAAGACTGCACAGATCTAATCAAGGCCGCAGTGTACTCATCAGAGACAGGTGCGTGGAGCACGCCGGTGACAATGGACGCTGGCTGTGATGTCCAGCATAGGCGAGATGCCCTTGCTGCTGGATTCTACTACACGCCCTATGTCCAGCCTAGGCGGGGCGCCGTTATTGGAGATGAAGCCTACTTCACCCTTCGCTACGGTAACCCAGTCGTCAAATATAACTGGAGCAAGAATCACATATCCCTGATTGATCCGCCAACAAAGTGTGTGTACAACGTTGGTGTCAAAAAAAAGGCTGTCGACAAGGTCGCCCTCATGGTGATGGAGGACAGTTCACTGGGGTTTGCCTGCGTTGAGGGTTCCAGCCTTCACCTGTGGTCAAGAAAGGTGAATGCAGAAGGAGATGCAGAATGGGTACAGCGCAGGGCCATCCAGCTGGAGAGTGTTATACCTGTTGCCAATTCTGATGACAAACCATTTGTGGTTGGATGTGCAGAGGGTGTGGGTGTCATATTCGTTAGCACCGGTGTTGGCTTATTCACAATCAAGCTAGATTCTGGGCTGGTTAAGAAGGTTGCCGAGTCTGGGGTCTACTTCAGCGTCCTACCCTACATGAGCTTCTATACTCCAG ATCGTGGTACGTTTCCATCCCTGGCGGAGATCACTGATGCCTGA